The Scophthalmus maximus strain ysfricsl-2021 chromosome 14, ASM2237912v1, whole genome shotgun sequence region GGGCCTGGTTATGGCCACGGACCTGGGCCTGGTTATGGCCATGGCCAAGGGCAGGGATACGGACAGGGCCATGGCCAATGCCATGGACAAGGCCACGGCCATGgccacaagcacaagcacaagcatGGTCACAAGCATGGCAAGTGCCACAAGAAAGGAAAGGACTGTCATGGGGTAAGATTCAGGGATTTTCTCAAAATGATTTTCTGGTTTTGTTTGCTCCAGAAATTCACTTTTATTCTGATTACACACTTTGAAatatagaaaacataaaaagtggTTCTGTACAACTTAATATGATCAAACCACGTAGAGGAGATCATggaaattatgtatttttggtCAGATATTGgcaaattattcaaattttgGGGCCAAAAAGCTGAAAGCTGAAAGATTAATAggattttattcatcttttctcAAATCTAATGCAGATAAAAGAGTTTAACTCTGAGTTTCAGAGGATCAAGGTTATTCATTGAAGGATGTCTTTGCTGTTTGTCCCTGCTGTagtcctccagcagctcctgcagcagtgaCTCTGACTGATTCCTGGATGGAAAGAGACAAGTGGCCACCTGGAGATCATCGACCATATTtttataatcaatattttactGCCTAGATGTTTCTctacatatgtttttttaatttcaatttcataTGCCTTCTGACATAACATATtgtatcaaaaaaaacatttcacttcaaTTCAGATAAATTCGAAATTTAATAACTTTGGTGTAAGGGACCTATTGAAGACATTATTGTTTccatgatgtttgtttttgagaaacAGATTACTGCGTGATA contains the following coding sequences:
- the LOC124851010 gene encoding holotricin-3-like — encoded protein: MYGHNQGNQYPPGYPNHPQQMPGGYPQYLPGTVPQPNCPPQPHGPHPGHRGHGPGPGYGHGPGPGYGHGPGPGYGHGPGPGYGHGQGQGYGQGHGQCHGQGHGHGHKHKHKHGHKHGKCHKKGKDCHGSSSSSCSSDSD